From Coleofasciculus sp. FACHB-T130, the proteins below share one genomic window:
- a CDS encoding BrnA antitoxin family protein — protein sequence MEAEYDFSQGKRGAIEPTPPGKTRITIRLDDDVLAWFREQVHLAGGGNYQTLINDVLRQHIQQCREPLEETLRRVLREELERIRK from the coding sequence ATGGAAGCTGAGTATGATTTTAGTCAGGGGAAGCGGGGAGCAATCGAGCCAACACCGCCAGGGAAAACCCGTATTACCATCCGATTAGATGATGATGTTTTGGCATGGTTTCGCGAGCAAGTTCATCTAGCAGGTGGAGGAAACTATCAGACATTAATCAACGATGTACTTCGCCAGCACATTCAACAGTGTCGCGAACCGTTGGAGGAAACGCTACGGCGAGTTTTACGAGAGGAACTTGAGC